The following are encoded in a window of Helicoverpa armigera isolate CAAS_96S chromosome 24, ASM3070526v1, whole genome shotgun sequence genomic DNA:
- the LOC110382722 gene encoding heme oxygenase 1 codes for MTENGDLFTTRMRKATRKIHNISDALVNAKFALSLRDEEVWGGGLFIFYHIFGFLEDAKERLRMPDFDKLFVNKALYRKKAFEDDLTHYLGENWRSIPKAMALENYIEHLQELERSSPQLLMAYVYHLYLGLLSGGQILAKKRRVFGDENSKTVTYTDKVTDFTGTDISQLKKDFRQAMNEIADKMTEEEKEAFIEESNQVFVMNNLIVNSVGGQNKVLYNLLYKFSAVVLVVASVIAAYRICK; via the exons ATGACGGAGAACGGTGATTTATTTACGACTCGCATGCGAAAAGCgacaagaaaaatacataacatcAGTGATGCTCTCGTCAATGCAAAATTCGCTCTCT CATTACGTGATGAGGAAGTTTGGGGCGGAGGGCTGTTCATATTCTACCACATCTTTGGTTTCCTAGAAGATGCTAAGGAGAGGCTGCGTATGCCTGATTTTGACAAACTCTTTGTCAATAAAGCTCTCTACAG GAAGAAGGCATTTGAAGATGACTTAACACACTACTTGGGTGAGAACTGGCGTTCAATACCCAAAGCCATGGCTCTAGAGAACTACATTGAGCACCTGCAAGAGTTGGAGCGGTCCAGCCCCCAATTACTTATGGCTTATGTATACCATTTGTATCTGGGACTGCTGAGCGGTGGTCAAATCCTGGCTAAGAAACGCAGGGTGTTTGGCGatg AAAACTCCAAAACGGTAACATACACAGACAAAGTGACAGATTTCACTGGAACTGACATCTCGCAGCTTAAGAAAGATTTCAGACAAGCCATGAATGAGATAGCCGATAAAATGACTGAGGAAGAAAAAGAAGCATTTATAGAGGAAAGCAACCAagtgtttgtaatgaataactTGATTGTCAACTCTGTGGGAGGgcaaaataaggttttatataaCTTGTTATATAAATTCTCAGCTGTAGTTCTAGTTGTGGCCAGTGTTATTGCAGCGTATAGAATTTGTAAGTGA
- the LOC110382725 gene encoding cytochrome c oxidase assembly factor 7 homolog, whose protein sequence is MAYDLKQEDEVKEYIENLGIEYRFGCYKEKKPEVCHLLGDYLEAIKKDFDKAAKVFKSNCLDYKFGKSCLKIGNYTLIGRGREKGDAAEALKYFEKGCEYNEPGACLHAGMLLTATGPGVNITRDVPKGYNYLKKSCDQNDPMACHYLSGMYLTGVPKNVAEFNPHRPDKNANIEYLIKSDKTQAFNFAKKACELGNMYACANVSMMYKRGDGVEKNPDESKKFFEIAQALQKAHETTKEIKFQQGLDGK, encoded by the exons ATGGCTTATGACTTAAAGCAAGAAGATGAGGTAAAGGAGTATATAGAAAACCTCGGTATCGAATACCGCTTTGGATGTTACAAAGAGAAAAAGCCGGAAGTATGTCATCTTTTGGGTGATTACTTAGAAGCAATAAAGAAGGATTTCGACAAGGCCGCGAAGGTGTTTAAAAGCAATTGTTTGGATTATAAATTTGGCAAATCATGTCTGAAGATTGGGAACTATACGTTGATTGGTCGTGGGCGGGAGAAGGGTGATGCTGCCGAAGCGTTAAAGTACTTTGAGAAAGGATGCGAATATAATGAGCCTGGAGCGTGCCTACACGCTGGTATGCTCCTGACTGCCACTGGACCAGGAGTTAATATAACGCGAGATGTCCCTAAAG GTTACAACTACCTCAAGAAAAGCTGTGACCAAAATGATCCAATGGCGTGCCACTACCTATCCGGAATGTATCTCACTGGAGTACCCAAGAATGTAGCAGAATTCAACCCTCACAGACCGGACAAAAACGCTAACATTGAGTACCTAATAAAGTCTGACAAAACTCAAGCATTCAACTTTGCTAAGAAAGCTTGTGAGCTCGGAAACATGTACGCTTGTGCGAACGTCAGTATGATGTACAAAAGAGGTGATGGGGTAGAAAAGAATCCGGATGAATCAAAGAAGTTCTTTGAAATTGCACAAGCATTGCAGAAAGCTCATGAAACAACCAAAGAGATCAAGTTCCAACAAGGTTTAGATGgcaaataa